The following coding sequences lie in one Nycticebus coucang isolate mNycCou1 chromosome 18, mNycCou1.pri, whole genome shotgun sequence genomic window:
- the SPAG7 gene encoding sperm-associated antigen 7: MADLLGSILSSMEKPPSLGDQETRRKAREQAARLKKLQEQEKQQKVEFRKRMEKEVSDFIQDSGQIKKKFQPMNKIERSILHDVVEVAGLTSFSFGEDDECRYVMIFKKEFAPSDEELDSYRRGEEWDPQKAEEKRKLKELAQRQEEEVAQKGPVVVSPASDYKDKYSHLIGKGAAKDAAHMLQANKTYGCVPVANKRDTRSIEEAMNEIRAKKRLRQSGEELPPTS; this comes from the exons ATGGCGGACCTACTGGGCTCCATCCTGAGCTCCatggagaagccacccagcctcgGTGACCAGGAGACTCGGCGCAAGGCCCGAG AGCAGGCTGCCCGCCTGAAGAAACTACAGGAGCAAGAGAAACAACAGAAAGTGGAGTTTCGTAAAAGG ATGGAGAAGGAGGTGTCAGATTTCATCCAAGACAGCGGGCAGATCAAGAAAAAATTTCAGCCAATGAACAAGATAGAGAGGAGCATACT ACACGATGTGGTGGAAGTGGCTGGCCTGACATCCTTCTCCTTTGGGGAAGATGATGAATGTCGCTATGTCATGATCTTCAAAAAG GAGTTTGCACCCTCAGATGAAGAGCTAGACTCTTACCGTCGAGGAGAGGAATGGGACCCCCAGAAAGCTGAGGAGAAACGGAAACTGAAGGAATTGGCTCAGcggcaggaggaggaggtggcccAAAAGGGACCTGTGGTGGTGAGCCCTGCCAGTGACTACAAGGACAAGTATAGCCACCTCATTGGCAAGGGGGCAGCCAAGGATGCAGCCCACATGCTTCAGGCCAACAAAACCTATGGCTGTG tACCTGTGGCGAACAAGAGGGACACACGCTCCATTGAAGAGGCCATGAATGAGATCCGAGCCAAGAAGCGTCTGCGGCAGAGTGGAGAAGAGTTGCCACCTACCTCCTAG
- the ENO3 gene encoding beta-enolase, with protein sequence MPSLRRGELTLSQLPSRLRAPSKPSAENISAMAMQKILAREILDSRGNPTVEVDLYTAKGRFRAAVPSGASTGIYEALELRDGDKSRYLGKGVLKAVEHINKTLGPALLEKKLSVVDQEKVDKFMIELDGTENKSKFGANAILGVSLVVCKAGAAEKGVPLYRHIADLAGNPDLILPVPAFNVINGGSHAGNKLAMQEFMILPVGASSFKEAMRIGAEVYHHLKGVIKSKYGKDATNVGDEGGFAPNILENNEALELLKTAIQAAGYPDKVVIGMDVAASEFYRNGKYDLDFKSPDDPARHITGEKLGELYKSFIKNYPVVSIEDPFDQDDWATWTSFLSGVDIQIVGDDLTVTNPKRIAQAVEKKACNCLLLKVNQIGSVTESIQACKLAQSNGWGVMVSHRSGETEDTFIADLVVGLCTGQIKTGAPCRSERLAKYNQLMRIEEALGDKAVFAGRKFRNPKAK encoded by the exons ATGCCCAGCTTGAGAAGGGGTGAGCTGACACTGTCCCAGCTGCCGTCTAGACTCAGAGCTCCATCCAAGCCCTCAGCAGAAAACATCTCAG CCATGGCCATGCAGAAAATCCTTGCCCGGGAAATTCTGGACTCCAGAGGCAACCCCACTGTGGAGGTGGATCTGTACACAGCTAAGG GCCGATTCCGAGCAGCTGTGCCCAGTGGGGCTTCCACAGGTATCTATGAAGCTCTGGAACTGAGAGATGGAGACAAATCTCGCTACCTGGGGAAAG GAGTCCTAAAGGCTGTGGAACACATCAACAAGACTCTAGGCCCTGCTCTGCTGGAAAAG AAACTAAGTGTTGTGGATCAAGAAAAAGTTGACAAATTTATGATTGAGCTGGATGGAACTGAGAATAAGT CCAAGTTCGGGGCCAATGCCATCCTGGGAGTGTCCTTGGTGGTGTGTAAGGCAGGAGCAGCTGAGAAGGGGGTCCCGCTCTACCGACACATCGCAGATCTCGCAGGGAACCCTGACCTCATTCTCCCAGTGCCT GCCTTCAATGTGATCAATGGGGGCTCCCATGCTGGTAACAAGCTGGCCATGCAGGAGTTCATGATTCTGCCTGTGGGAGCCAGCTCCTTCAAGGAAGCCATGCGCATTGGTGCCGAAGTCTACCACCACCTTAAGGGAGTCATCAAGTCCAAGTATGGAAAGGATGCCACCAACGTGGGTGACGAGGGTGGTTTTGCACCCAACATCCTGGAGAACAATGAGG CCCTGGAGCTGCTGAAGACAGCCATCCAGGCCGCTGGCTACCCAGACAAGGTGGTgattggcatggatgtggcagCATCTGAGTTCTATCGCAATGGGAAATATGATCTTGACTTCAAGTCACCTGATGATCCCGCACGGCACATCACTGGGGAGAAGCTGGGGGAGCTGTACAAGAGCTTCATCAAAAACTATCCTG TGGTCTCTATTGAGGACCCCTTTGACCAGGATGACTGGGCCACTTGGACTTCATTCCTCTCGGGGGTGGACATCCAGATCGTGGGGGATGACCTCACAGTCACTAACCccaagaggattgctcaggctGTTGAGAAGAAGGCCTGCAACTGCCTGCTGCTGAAAGTCAACCAGATTGGCTCAGTGACTGAATCCATCCAGGC CTGCAAACTGGCTCAGTCTAATGGCTGGGGGGTGATGGTGAGCCACCGCTCTGGAGAGACTGAGGACACATTCATTGCTGACCTCGTGGTGGGGCTCTGCACAGGACAG ATCAAGACTGGCGCCCCATGCCGCTCAGAGCGTTTGGCCAAATACAATCAACTCATGAG GATTGAGGAAGCTCTTGGGGACAAGGCTGTCTTTGCTGGACGCAAGTTCCGTAACCCAAAGGCCAAGTAA
- the PFN1 gene encoding profilin-1: MAGWNAYIDNLMADGTCQDAAIVGYKDSPSVWAAVPGKTFVNITPAEVGVLVGKDRSSFFVNGLTLGGQKCSVIRDSLLQDGEFTMDLRTKSTGGAPTFNVTVTMTAKTLVLLMGKEGVHGGLINKKCYEMASHLRRSQY, translated from the exons ATGGCCGGGTGGAACGCCTACATCGACAACCTCATGGCGGACGGGACCTGTCAGGACGCAGCCATCGTGGGCTACAAGGACTCGCCCTCCGTCTGGGCCGCCGTCCCCGGAAAAACCTTCGTCAACATCACG CCAGCTGAGGTTGGTGTTCTGGTTGGCAAAGACCGGTCAAGTTTTTTTGTGAATGGGCTGACACTTGGGGGCCAGAAATGTTCTGTGATCCGAGACTCGCTGCTGCAGGATGGGGAATTTACCATGGATCTTCGTACCAAGAGCACCGGTGGAGCCCCCACTTTCAACGTCACTGTCACCATGACTGCCAAGA cGCTAGTCCTGCTGATGGGCAAAGAAGGTGTCCATGGTGGTTTGATCAACAAGAAATGTTATGAAATGGCCTCCCACCTGCGGCGTTCCCAGTACTGA